The Coffea arabica cultivar ET-39 chromosome 2c, Coffea Arabica ET-39 HiFi, whole genome shotgun sequence genome includes the window atttagattgctatttttctaaaataccctcacattaaatatggtacaactttatgggaacttgaattgatggtaaaaaaagaatcaattctcattaaatggggtaggtttatagtaacaactacttacattgaataagggtattttaggaaaattaaaatacaactacattcttaaattggaaagtggactacaatttgggacagatgaaaaaggaatacaggactatcaaagtgggacggagggagtattagcTTTTTAGAACAAAGTAGTAGTACTTGCCGACAAAAGAGCGACCCTTAGTGGGCATGGTGGAGCATGCATTTCCATCCGTACCCGTTTAAACATCCACACCCACCTCACTTAATTGGTTTTGGATtactaaaaaaatttagatGGACGTTAATGGACATCCAAGTAAAATCAATTGGTTTGACGTTTTTAAGTGGATGATCATCCACATAATCCATCTAAATCCATTTTAAAAAGTAATGAGCAAGCCCAGCACGTTTTGGCAGTACTAATGATAATGTTTCTTATATGctaacactttttatgatgtgatgtatgtgagataaaacggtgattgagaatataaaaaggtgaattgaaaaatgtgtttataatgcaagcgaaaaatttgctatccaaacataGCCACAGTTGCACTCCCAGTCCAAGACGTTGTTCAGCTCTTCCCACTCACGCgatcaaagtttttttttttttttttttctctcaatcCAATTTAGTTATCATCAGAACTCATCCTATTAACTTAGGAGTGTCATTTTAATCTACCTATTAGTTAAAGAAATTAACTTTGTGTTAGTCAAATAGATCTTGACTTTGTGTTAGTTAAAtagattttaaataaaaaattgagtaTACATCATTCATTTGGATCCAATCCACATATAACCCACTTATTATATGGATTTAAATCGATTTGATTATTTAATCTATGATccatttatataaaacaaattatGATCCAAATATCCATTTTTACACCTCTACCTAATATTACTTGAATTCGAGGCTTATAATCAACAAGCTCtcgactcttttttttttgggtattttttttccttctttttttggttttttggggggggggggggagttcATAACAATCATGTACGTAATTTGATTTCGCTATTCTTGATACGTATAAGCCTCTTAAACAGCAATCATTcgttgaatttttattttttaatgtgGGCTCTGTTGTGGAGGCAATGCTTTTAAATTGATTCCTGCACATTCTGTATTTCATTCACATGGTACCAAAGCCAACTTCGAAGTTCGATTGCAAATTCCAAAGCACTCACTATAGCCAATTGTCACGTTGGATCAGATTCAGGCCGCTCTACAAAATAATAACAAGCATGGAAGGCAAAGTTGCTAACAGCTCCGTGCTAGAAGACGATCTTGAAAATGGTGGCACTGGAGAGGACACGGTCGGTTTTCGCCCAGCTGGTGCTGGAAACATTATTGAACTATCATCTGCCGTGGACAGAACCCTGAGCTTTAGTCGAGTTTTCAAGTCTTCCCCAACGCCAAACGAGCCCAAGGTCTATATATACCATATATGCTTGGTCGATTGCCATTTCTCATCTTAGGTTATTCAGTCACATATATATGTTGCCTTGCTTCAGTCCATAGATTAAACACACGACCGGCATGTACACTCAACTCTAAACTAAGTATCAGGCAACTTTTTTAACACCTAAACACAATTTTTTTAACAATCATATGATGTGATCAGGAATATCCAGCGGCGCAGACATTGTTGTTGGCTTACCAATCACTTGGAGTTGTGTATGGAGACCTTGCTACCTCTCCTGTCAACGTGTTTTCCGCTACAAACTTGACAAACGTTACTGCAGAAGATCTACTGGGGACCTTCAGCCTTATGTTTTGGAGTTTGACTATCATAGTTTGGATCAAATATGTTTTCATCGTCATTCATGCCGATGATCATGGTGAAGGAGGTACTTTCGCTTTATATTCCTATCTCCGTCGACATATAAATTTCCGGACCAAGTTTACAATTCAAAATACAAGGTTGAGCACTGATGAAAGCATGAGGTTTTCTAACCGCCCCAGCCCCCTACGTTCCAAGACCAAGGAATTCATAGAGAGAAGTATCAGAGctcagaattttattattgtaATTGTTTTGCTTGGAACTTGCATGGTCATTGGGGATGGAGCACTGACTCCAGCCACTAGCGGTAATTTCTGCCTCCGAACCATTCGAAGGAACAAACACATATCTTGACAGTCGGGGTTTCATAACAATCTCTTGCAAAACAAAATGTATTGTTGCTCCGTAAGAAATTCATAGCAGTATTTGAAATGCTCCTCGTGCGACTTTTAAACTAACAATAAACAGCATCTCGGGTCCAAAAGCTCTTTAAAATCAGGgtttattatttcttttatttttttttcaagctcttttttcccctttttatggGCAGTACTATCAGCGGTTCAAGGTGTCCAATCCCTCTCTCCAAAGATTACCCAAGGTACGTACTTCTTGATTGAAGTTTATCTTCTTGAGAGTAAAGCAGTCCCAGGATACTCACAGCAACTAcagaattttcccttttttgacTGCCGCAGACCATGTTGTGTTCACGTCCGTTGCTGTTCTGATACCACTCTTCCTCTTCCAACGCTGCGGAACAAGCAAAGTCAGCTTCACCTTCTCTCCAATCATGCTACTCTGGCTGGCTACCAATGCTTCCATCGGAATTTACAACATTTTCAAATATTATCCGTCCATTCTCAAGGCTGTGTCCCCTCACTACATAGTGCTGTTCAGTTCAAGAAATGCCAAAACTTTATGGAATCTTCTTGGTGCTGTATTCTTGGGCATAACAGGTACTGTCCTAGAATTTTCTGGAAAAGTTTTAAGGATTTTCTACTTCCgaatttaatgaatttgaaAGCAAAAAACTCTGAAATGGATCTGCCAGTAAAGCTTCACTTGAACTACAAAAGGTTCACTTGAATTTCATATATTGATTGGGACAGGAGCCGAGGCCATGTTTGCTGATCTGGGTCACTTCAACAAGCAAGCAATTCAGGTGAGGAATCACAAAACCATCTATGATTGCATTTACGTTGGAAAGGGAAAATACAAAATAGACGTGTTTACTCGTGAACCCAAAGAATACATATATGCATATTGCGTCACAGGCATATTTagatttaataaaaaattagaaCGCTGTACAAATTAATGCACGATCATACTACTAtttttattgtatatttttgtGATGAGTGAATATTTTGGTAAGTATTTATTCGTCTAATTTCTGGCTATCATGGTTATTTGGCTACTTGATGGCAAGGCAACTTAGCTCATTCGTTGTTTTGTGCAGTGGGCTTTCTCATTCGTTGTTTATCCAGCATTAATCATCACCTACGCTGGTGAAACGGCTTACCTAATCAAGTATCCAGAGAAAATCAATAACGCCTACTACAGTTGCCTTCCGCGTCCAGTATACTGGCCTATGTTTGTCATCTCCACACTGGCCGCCGTTGTTGCTAGCCAGTCCATGATATCTGCAAGCTTTTCTATCGTGAAGCAGTCACTGACCCTCGGCTGTTTTCCTCCAGTCAAAATGGTTCACACTTCTTCCAAGCATGAAGGGCAAGTTTACTCCCCAGAAGTTAACTACGCCCTAATGATTCTCTGTGTTGGTCTTGTCATTGGATTTAAAGGCGGCGTTGCACTAGCAAATGCTTACGGTAAGcttcccttcccttcccttccctCAATTACTGTCGATGATGACCGtacttacatatatatatatatatatatatgtatatatatatatactagggtaattaaaaaaaaaaatgaagttctGTTGGCTTCTATCTGTACACATTGCAGGTGTGGTTGTCATCTGGGTCATGCTCATAACAACTCTTTTGACCTCGTTAGTTATGCTCGTCATCTGGAACTCCAATATACTTCTAGTCCTAGGTTTTCTCGTACCATACGTATTAATTGAGGGCATCTTCATGACGTCCATGCTTAACAAAATTCCACAAGGAGGATGGGTGCCATTTGCCATCTCAGCTATCCTCGGGACTGTGATGCTGTCTTGGACGTATGGAAGGAGTAAGAAGAGCATGTATGAAGGAGGAGGAAAGATGAGCATTGGTGAGTTAAACCAGAAGCTATCAAGCACTTGTATCTTTAGAACGCCAGgaatttgcttcttttttaCGGACCTTGTCGATGGTATTCCACCAATTATCCGGCATTATATTCAGCACACTAATTCAGTTCGTGAGATAATGGTGGTAGTTACCATTAGAACTCTTCCCATCAAAACTGTCCTACCAGAGGAACGTTTCGTTGTGGGCAGGTTGGGAGTTGAAGGAGTTTATAGGTGTTTGGTTCAGCTGGGATACAAGGACTCGCTAAATATGGAAGGTGGTGATTACGCTCGAGAAATTGTGGCTAAGCTACGAGGAAATGCGGACACTACAGCCGAACAACGAAAACTTCATTCTGCCTCAGAAAATGAAACTGTTTTTGTCATGGGCAGGACAATTCTTGCTGCAAATGAGAACGATGGATGGCTTGCCCGTTTCACCATAGAGTATTTGTACAGATTTCTTCAAAAGAACTGCAGGTCATCAGTTTCGGCACTTCATTTGCCACCGGAAAAGACAATGCAGGTTGGAATGCTATATAGACTGTAAAGCAAATCTAGGAAGTCGCCTAGTTTCTTAGTATATGGATGCTAGTACAAAATGAAGCCCTTCAAGCTAATATGTACATGAGCAGAAGAATATCCAATCCTCGTTCCGGTACCTATATGTTCAGGTCAATAAGGCTACATGCAAAATCGATTTCACGCTTAACTCGAAAGTGAGAACAAGTTAGCCTACTTTCAAGGAAAGGAATCTAGCACACCACTTTTCTTGCAGCCTCTAAATTGAATATCGATTACACTTGCAAACTAGAGATTCTCAACTGCTATGTGACCATCTACTAACTTTTGCCATCGTCTAATTTCAAGCTTGCACCCCCACTGATTGAAGTAGATTGTAACACAAAATTTTCATAAATACTAGTCCAGAGGCCCTGCGCATAGCGTGACCCGTGTTAATAGTGTGTTTGTGTGGTgacgttttaaattttttttttttgtaatgtggTGAATGAATTGATGCAGAAAAATATTTTGCAATATGTAAAATAATTGCGAGGTAGTTTGTTTTGATTGAATGAGGGTAATTGGAAAGAATTATTGGTAGGTTATTATATAGAATGTGATTTAATGTTGAAGTAAAACGATAGcgtgtatatattgtatagttATGAAATTGGACAATATGGGAATAGTATTAAATGTTGAAAGGCATAACTTTATAGTTATTTCATATTGCAGCAACTTTTGCAAGTTCATTATCGAATATGTGCATTCGATACTCGTTCATGCCTAAGTGGGTAATTATGAGAGCATAGCATAGTCAAATAATATGGTATCATAGCattttttttgcattcataGGTTAAAAATTTATCTTCAACTTTGATGTCCCAACATTTGTGTTGGTAATAGAAGATGATTATATTGTTTTTGTTTGGCAATATATTTGCTGTATCTCCTGGATGGAATTTGTGCAGAATAACATAAATGGCTAAAATAAATTTATGTGCAATTTTTTTGTATGTCTTTGGGTTAATACCTGTTTAAAAAATTTGGCTTCCTAAAATTTCCATGTCCATGGGCTTGATGACTACataaaatgcaaaatttatgAGGAAACTTTATCTTGCAGAAAATGCTTGCAAttgttaaataaataaataaataggaaGTTGTATTGTTAAATTCTGtggatatattttattattaattatgTTACCATGTTGCTTTTGCATATGTGCTTTCAATAGGGATGATATTCCATTCATAGAAGCTAGTGTAGTGATTTGGGTTGAAAATTTGAACTCTAAATGTCATCACTCCAATGTGGAAAAAATGAATTAGTGAGTTTGGCTGCAGATTGCGatcatcaatgaattttttcCATCTAGAGTTTTGGGGATTTTCATCTAGTTTTAGAAACCATATTTTgtttccaactttgaaaattgcTTTTCTTCTTATGTGTGGTTCCAAGTAATGTATAATTTTTGGTGGTATGACCTGCAATTAAGATCTAAATATGTGTTAAATGTGTTTCGGAGAAAAATTGATGTAAATTAAGGAAATTTTATAAAATGGATACCAATGTATCATCGTCTAGCTCATTATACTGCATCAAGAATGCATTGATTGGAAAAATTGTAATGGACATGTTGGTGCGAtgaaatccaaacccaacacgacaaataaaataatagttagTTATATAAAGTAAGATTGGATGTATTagctttttatttgttttaaataGTAATTGTACTTGAATGAAGATGAACTGGTAGATATAATTGTATAAAAAAGGCAAAAAGATAATATTTTTAcaatataattaaaatactCATGATCATAATTGTgtaataaaatataaagttaAAAGCTCAAGGCATACCCAGAACAAATGCTAAGAAGAGATCTAAATTTGGTAGACACAATATTTTCTTTGCTTTAGTTTAGCCAGCACAACTTCTTCGGATTTTTTTTAtggatatattttttttattttctttatgaaTACATATAAATGTCTATATAAGTCGAAACTCATTGTTCCATGTAGAATTTACATT containing:
- the LOC113728272 gene encoding potassium transporter 26-like → MEGKVANSSVLEDDLENGGTGEDTVGFRPAGAGNIIELSSAVDRTLSFSRVFKSSPTPNEPKEYPAAQTLLLAYQSLGVVYGDLATSPVNVFSATNLTNVTAEDLLGTFSLMFWSLTIIVWIKYVFIVIHADDHGEGGTFALYSYLRRHINFRTKFTIQNTRLSTDESMRFSNRPSPLRSKTKEFIERSIRAQNFIIVIVLLGTCMVIGDGALTPATSVLSAVQGVQSLSPKITQDHVVFTSVAVLIPLFLFQRCGTSKVSFTFSPIMLLWLATNASIGIYNIFKYYPSILKAVSPHYIVLFSSRNAKTLWNLLGAVFLGITGAEAMFADLGHFNKQAIQWAFSFVVYPALIITYAGETAYLIKYPEKINNAYYSCLPRPVYWPMFVISTLAAVVASQSMISASFSIVKQSLTLGCFPPVKMVHTSSKHEGQVYSPEVNYALMILCVGLVIGFKGGVALANAYGVVVIWVMLITTLLTSLVMLVIWNSNILLVLGFLVPYVLIEGIFMTSMLNKIPQGGWVPFAISAILGTVMLSWTYGRSKKSMYEGGGKMSIGELNQKLSSTCIFRTPGICFFFTDLVDGIPPIIRHYIQHTNSVREIMVVVTIRTLPIKTVLPEERFVVGRLGVEGVYRCLVQLGYKDSLNMEGGDYAREIVAKLRGNADTTAEQRKLHSASENETVFVMGRTILAANENDGWLARFTIEYLYRFLQKNCRSSVSALHLPPEKTMQVGMLYRL